A single region of the Arthrobacter sp. zg-Y20 genome encodes:
- a CDS encoding YchJ family protein — MSIHTPVTAESRCPCLSGETYGNCCGRFHSGSATAPTAEALMRSRYSAFAVGNVPYLLATWHPDHRPAHLELDPELEWRRLDILAVSGGGPLDSEGTVEFAAHYRQAGERGTQQELSRFVREGGQWLYVDGV, encoded by the coding sequence GTGAGTATCCATACACCCGTCACCGCCGAATCCCGCTGCCCCTGCTTGAGCGGCGAAACCTATGGAAATTGCTGCGGCCGCTTCCACTCCGGCTCCGCAACCGCCCCCACCGCCGAAGCCCTGATGCGTTCGCGCTACAGTGCCTTCGCCGTCGGCAACGTGCCCTACCTGCTGGCGACCTGGCACCCGGACCACCGTCCGGCCCATCTGGAACTGGACCCGGAGCTGGAATGGCGGCGCCTGGACATCCTTGCGGTTTCCGGCGGCGGGCCCCTGGACTCCGAGGGCACCGTGGAGTTTGCGGCGCACTACCGGCAGGCCGGAGAACGCGGCACGCAGCAGGAGCTCAGCCGCTTTGTCCGCGAGGGCGGGCAATGGCTGTATGTTGACGGCGTATAG